A region from the Lolium perenne isolate Kyuss_39 chromosome 4, Kyuss_2.0, whole genome shotgun sequence genome encodes:
- the LOC127332368 gene encoding uncharacterized protein, translating into MGEKTNPWCHWPNSPWKLNTDSSTSNPCPPDVGHDSTNSVTLPTCLNSLAYIYPGVSAPVPLFTASIADKPLPMTSRFVAIMAPYVGSSIADPPKKRSLVFFQNEKLTPTAGPFVRKWALDPVPELEASNETNVTDVGAQGTDDTHENTEDINVLLDSDSDEGYEKVHELNKAPVDNDTMSVESVASAGASLGAAQLSKKRKLCSGSDRSVVDTASSARVDCSIGQRHLGNDDDAQSCCIGEVESGHKFALAKDGEEAEDDSPDDRKLRIERIQETVAALRKIVPGGVAKDATAVLDEAICYLTSLKLKVKTLGAVSL; encoded by the coding sequence ATGGGAGAAAAGACTAATCCTTGGTGCCATTGGCCTAATTCTCCATGGAAATTAAATACCGACAGCTCTACAAGCAACCCCTGCCCACCTGACGTTGGTCATGATAGCACCAATTCGGTGACATTGCCCACATGTCTGAACAGCCTTGCCTACATCTACCCTGGAGTTTCTGCACCGGTGCCGTTGTTTACAGCATCTATTGCTGACAAACCTCTTCCAATGACTTCGAGGTTTGTCGCGATAATGGCCCCCTATGTAGGATCATCCATAGCTGATCCTCCAAAAAAGAGATCTCTGGTTTTCTTTCAGAATGAGAAACTTACTCCAACTGCAGGTCCCTTCGTAAGGAAATGGGCCTTGGATCCTGTGCCAGAACTGGAAGCTAGCAATGAAACTAATGTAACTGATGTTGGAGCACAAGGCACCGATGATACTCATGAGAACACCGAAGATATTAATGTGCTCTTAGATTCCGACTCGGATGAAGGGTATGAGAAAGTGCATGAATTGAACAAAGCCCCTGTGGACAATGACACCATGAGTGTAGAGTCAGTAGCCAGCGCTGGTGCTAGCTTAGGTGCTGCCCAACTATCCAAGAAGAGAAAACTCTGCTCTGGTTCCGACAGGTCTGTTGTCGACACAGCCAGCTCAGCAAGGGTTGATTGTTCAATTGGACAGAGGCATCTAGGCAATGACGATGACGCGCAGTCCTGTTGCATTGGTGAAGTAGAGAGTGGCCACAAGTTTGCTCTCGCTAAGGATGGAGAAGAAGCAGAAGATGACAGCCCTGATGATCGGAAGCTTAGAATAGAGAGGATACAAGAGACTGTTGCTGCTCTCAGAAAGATTGTTCCTGGTGGCGTTGCGAAAGATGCCACAGCTGTTCTTGATGAAGCAATCTGCTACTTGACGTCTCTTAAACTCAAGGTCAAGACGTTGGGAGCTGTCTCTCTCTAG